In one window of Zhongshania aliphaticivorans DNA:
- a CDS encoding AAA family ATPase, giving the protein MKFTGTDNYVSTDDLSMAVNAAVALKRPLLIKGEPGTGKTLLAEEVAASLGMPLIQWHIKSTTKAQQGLYEYDAVSRLRDSQLGNEKVNDISNYIRRGKLWEAFDADEQVVLLIDEIDKADIEFPNDLLVELDRMEFFVYETGETVKAKKRPIIIITSNNEKELPDAFLRRCFFHFITFPDRETMQKIVSVHYPDVSKQLVAEAMEVFFEIRQIPGLKKKPSTSELIDWLKLLMADEIPDEILKNRDASKAIPPLYGALLKNEQDVHLLERLAFMHRRESRG; this is encoded by the coding sequence ATGAAATTTACCGGCACCGATAACTATGTTTCCACTGACGACCTAAGCATGGCTGTGAATGCGGCAGTGGCTTTAAAACGACCATTACTTATTAAGGGTGAGCCGGGCACAGGAAAAACCTTATTAGCAGAGGAGGTTGCGGCTTCTTTGGGTATGCCGCTGATTCAGTGGCATATTAAATCGACTACCAAGGCGCAGCAGGGCTTGTATGAATATGATGCCGTTTCTCGCTTACGTGATTCTCAGCTAGGAAATGAAAAAGTTAACGATATAAGCAATTATATCCGTCGTGGCAAGCTTTGGGAGGCTTTTGATGCAGATGAGCAAGTGGTGTTGCTCATTGACGAAATAGATAAAGCAGATATTGAGTTCCCTAATGATTTACTCGTTGAATTAGATCGTATGGAATTTTTTGTTTATGAAACGGGCGAGACCGTAAAAGCGAAAAAACGGCCGATCATCATTATCACCAGTAATAATGAAAAAGAGTTGCCAGACGCCTTTTTACGTCGTTGTTTCTTCCATTTTATTACCTTCCCAGATCGTGAAACCATGCAGAAAATTGTTTCTGTTCATTACCCAGACGTTTCCAAGCAGTTGGTTGCAGAGGCAATGGAAGTGTTTTTTGAAATTCGCCAAATTCCGGGTTTAAAGAAAAAACCATCCACATCTGAATTGATTGATTGGCTGAAATTGCTAATGGCAGATGAGATTCCCGATGAAATTCTAAAGAATCGTGATGCGAGTAAAGCAATACCGCCGTTATACGGAGCGCTGCTTAAAAATGAGCAAGATGTTCATTTGTTAGAGCGTCTTGCATTTATGCATCGTCGTGAGAGCCGCGGCTAA
- a CDS encoding alpha/beta fold hydrolase — protein sequence MNDRSRILGHALWWQLTWPVIAAGIVVLLSACSSPSQRIYKMASGYGMEQLTIRGNPFQHVAYLKMAQVESQRLHVYIEGDGRPWLYGREIAEDPTSLKPLALTLANLDAENVLYLGRPCYMGFANSGVCEKKYWTSARYAAEVVASMSTALKAVLDELDVKSVHLIGYSGGGSLAMLMATEPFLSAVPSIEKVVTIAANLNVDAWTQHHNYLPLNESLDPSLQTYPNTVSFLHYAGSADKNIPASQLLDFVAEQGGSHKILADVDHNCCWAQRWPMLLPQVSIPISGQAQ from the coding sequence ATGAATGACAGGTCGCGAATACTAGGTCACGCTCTATGGTGGCAGCTTACGTGGCCTGTGATTGCGGCTGGTATTGTTGTTTTGTTAAGCGCTTGCAGCTCTCCATCTCAGCGTATTTACAAAATGGCCAGCGGGTATGGGATGGAGCAGCTAACCATACGTGGCAACCCTTTTCAGCATGTTGCGTATCTTAAAATGGCGCAGGTTGAGAGCCAGCGCTTACATGTTTATATTGAAGGTGACGGCAGGCCGTGGCTTTATGGCAGAGAGATTGCTGAGGATCCCACCTCGCTCAAGCCCTTAGCGTTGACGCTGGCCAATCTTGATGCTGAAAATGTGCTTTATCTTGGCCGGCCCTGTTATATGGGCTTTGCTAATAGTGGTGTTTGTGAAAAAAAATATTGGACATCAGCGCGGTATGCCGCAGAGGTTGTCGCTAGTATGTCGACGGCACTTAAGGCTGTGCTTGATGAGCTTGACGTAAAAAGTGTTCATTTAATTGGCTATAGTGGCGGTGGTAGCTTGGCCATGTTAATGGCGACTGAGCCATTTTTGTCTGCAGTTCCATCAATTGAAAAGGTGGTCACTATTGCGGCAAATTTGAATGTTGATGCGTGGACACAACATCATAATTATTTGCCGTTGAATGAGTCACTTGATCCCTCTCTGCAAACATACCCAAACACAGTATCATTTTTACATTATGCTGGTTCAGCGGATAAAAATATCCCAGCAAGTCAGCTTCTAGACTTTGTAGCAGAGCAGGGTGGTAGCCATAAGATTTTAGCTGATGTAGATCACAATTGTTGCTGGGCGCAACGATGGCCAATGTTGTTACCACAAGTATCTATTCCTATATCGGGGCAAGCGCAATGA
- a CDS encoding autotransporter outer membrane beta-barrel domain-containing protein: MNNQNFNKTSLAAATITCALVLLPVGVLAEEECDSSVSTRTDNGDYTDPTGAVGNGGFSTAAAYGGTTRVTEAEYTETPYDEVYYDETTYDETEYDKETEYSETCGAPVSESTGTHAQELAMTLGNRILRLRAETFYERKKKGNNNAYDYRPLGGAAGADDTGGNLINTGRFSLFSFVDFSERDRHASSRSGGYEQELDSYTLGFDYRLDDATFIGATVTGADGESVLDTNNGGSEISSTTIGFHGAKYWGNRYVAGFVAYGALDIDVGRATAADRYSASTDGEYWYGDISIGFEENYGGMRVTPQARLLFLSGEIDAYQESSASGFGVIRSIESQDIDSTTLALSVQADYPVLLNWGVLLPSLRVELLADGGDGYKSNGQTLNDSDKSAISTFADQADDPDSSTVFVSWGASAQFKQGLSAFLVYERLFYHDYLDRYTTTLGVRYELP; this comes from the coding sequence GTGAATAATCAAAATTTCAATAAGACTAGCTTAGCTGCAGCAACAATTACCTGTGCGCTAGTTTTACTACCGGTTGGTGTTTTAGCTGAAGAAGAATGTGATAGCAGTGTGTCAACGCGGACTGATAATGGTGATTATACTGATCCAACGGGTGCCGTTGGGAATGGCGGCTTTAGTACTGCTGCAGCGTATGGCGGAACTACGCGGGTAACAGAAGCTGAATACACTGAAACGCCCTATGATGAAGTGTATTACGATGAGACGACGTATGATGAAACAGAATACGACAAAGAAACCGAATACTCAGAAACATGTGGTGCGCCTGTCAGTGAGTCAACCGGTACTCATGCTCAAGAATTGGCAATGACACTGGGGAACAGAATTTTAAGGCTACGTGCCGAAACGTTTTACGAGAGAAAGAAAAAAGGGAATAACAACGCTTATGATTATCGCCCGCTAGGTGGCGCTGCAGGTGCTGACGATACCGGCGGTAATTTGATCAATACTGGCCGTTTTTCGTTGTTTAGTTTTGTTGATTTTTCCGAGCGAGACCGGCATGCAAGCTCGCGTAGCGGTGGCTATGAACAAGAACTAGATTCCTATACGTTGGGCTTTGATTATCGCCTTGACGACGCTACATTTATTGGCGCAACCGTGACCGGCGCTGATGGCGAGAGTGTTCTAGATACTAACAACGGGGGTAGCGAGATATCTTCCACGACGATTGGTTTCCATGGCGCAAAATACTGGGGCAACCGCTATGTGGCGGGGTTTGTAGCCTACGGTGCATTAGATATTGATGTCGGGAGAGCAACCGCAGCTGATCGTTATAGTGCATCCACGGATGGGGAGTATTGGTATGGTGATATTTCAATTGGCTTTGAAGAAAATTATGGCGGCATGCGAGTAACACCACAGGCGAGGCTGTTGTTTTTATCAGGTGAGATTGATGCATACCAGGAATCCTCGGCCTCGGGTTTTGGTGTTATTCGTAGTATAGAAAGTCAGGATATTGATTCGACAACACTTGCTCTGTCTGTGCAAGCGGATTACCCCGTATTACTTAATTGGGGGGTTTTATTACCGTCCTTACGGGTTGAATTGCTGGCTGACGGTGGTGATGGCTATAAATCGAATGGCCAGACTTTAAATGATTCTGATAAAAGTGCCATCAGTACCTTTGCTGACCAAGCGGATGATCCCGATTCAAGTACGGTGTTTGTCTCTTGGGGAGCATCGGCGCAATTTAAACAAGGTCTTTCTGCTTTCTTAGTCTACGAGCGTTTGTTTTATCATGATTATTTAGATCGTTATACAACAACATTAGGTGTTCGTTACGAGCTTCCATAA
- a CDS encoding serine/threonine-protein kinase, protein MTDNDKTKIAHSDVQEQDDTELDESLFDVDDSLACGDSSLIIDNITELSSSSAGAIDLNVDEVVDLTILGADNLELDEGTIVDSKIDSDDDSVINFDDDATVVTTNNDATAIIPNTESAVSASGSGFKVGDLLKDRFRLEKMLGEGGMGAVFLAVDQRKVEARHHDPYVAIKLISGEFSQDPLAYIALQRETDKSQKLAHPNVITVYDFDRDGDVFFMTMEALKGRTLDSVIKEDNRSRAQAIEYIKALSLGLAYAHQRNIVHSDVKPPNIFVTDDGVLKVLDFGIARALSAGLGTVQDVVDEVVGLTPAYASCDMFEGAKPDPADDVYAIGIIAYQLLTGSHPFDRKKATVARDAGMQAKRIKGIPAYQWKAIAKALSFERTERWQNADQFYRQFSGAGRRVKQLGIALLAVVITFTAYLSLYSPEAGPEIPFEALSADVQQKLVNDLREADQALQFSDVNGALFYLDRAYALHPRNYDVMEKLNLVVEDIVGTFGAANTPEGIAMGIAQLDELLKYDSLAQNAKLLTLKNNLQAKRAQ, encoded by the coding sequence ATGACTGACAATGATAAAACCAAAATTGCTCATAGTGATGTGCAGGAGCAGGATGATACGGAGTTAGACGAATCGTTATTTGATGTTGATGATAGTCTTGCTTGCGGAGATAGTTCTCTCATCATCGATAATATTACCGAGCTGTCTTCCTCGAGTGCTGGTGCAATAGATCTCAATGTGGATGAAGTTGTGGACCTGACGATTTTAGGTGCAGACAACTTGGAACTTGACGAGGGAACCATCGTTGATAGCAAGATCGACAGTGATGACGATTCGGTTATTAACTTTGACGATGATGCCACTGTTGTTACTACAAATAATGATGCTACTGCAATTATCCCCAATACAGAGAGTGCCGTCTCTGCGAGTGGCTCAGGTTTTAAGGTGGGTGATTTACTTAAAGACCGTTTCCGGCTAGAAAAAATGTTAGGTGAAGGGGGGATGGGTGCGGTTTTTCTTGCGGTGGATCAGCGGAAAGTTGAGGCTCGGCATCACGACCCTTATGTTGCAATTAAATTAATCAGCGGTGAATTCTCCCAAGACCCGCTTGCGTATATAGCATTACAGCGAGAAACCGATAAATCTCAGAAATTGGCTCACCCGAATGTGATTACTGTCTACGATTTTGATCGTGATGGTGATGTGTTTTTTATGACCATGGAGGCATTAAAAGGCCGTACTTTAGATTCTGTGATTAAGGAGGATAACCGTAGTCGCGCTCAAGCTATTGAATATATTAAGGCCCTAAGCCTAGGGCTTGCTTATGCGCATCAACGCAATATTGTACATTCAGATGTTAAGCCACCAAATATATTTGTCACTGACGATGGGGTGTTAAAAGTCTTAGATTTTGGCATTGCTCGGGCATTGTCTGCGGGGCTGGGTACGGTGCAAGACGTCGTTGATGAGGTAGTGGGGTTAACACCGGCTTATGCTAGCTGTGACATGTTTGAAGGTGCTAAGCCCGATCCCGCTGATGATGTATATGCCATTGGTATCATTGCCTACCAGCTACTGACTGGCAGCCACCCCTTTGATCGAAAAAAAGCTACCGTTGCCCGTGATGCGGGTATGCAAGCTAAGCGCATTAAAGGTATTCCAGCATATCAATGGAAGGCAATAGCAAAGGCCTTGAGTTTTGAGCGAACAGAGCGCTGGCAAAATGCTGACCAGTTTTACAGGCAGTTTAGCGGTGCCGGTCGCAGGGTTAAACAGCTTGGTATTGCATTATTAGCTGTTGTCATCACGTTTACTGCTTACTTGAGCCTTTATAGCCCGGAAGCTGGCCCAGAAATTCCTTTTGAGGCCTTGTCTGCTGATGTACAGCAAAAACTTGTCAATGATTTGAGGGAGGCCGACCAGGCGCTTCAATTTTCGGATGTTAACGGTGCTTTGTTTTATTTAGATCGCGCTTATGCTTTACACCCAAGAAATTACGATGTTATGGAAAAGCTGAACTTGGTTGTAGAGGATATCGTCGGTACATTCGGAGCCGCAAACACCCCCGAAGGTATTGCCATGGGTATTGCCCAGCTCGATGAGCTTTTGAAATACGATTCTCTGGCACAAAATGCTAAATTGCTTACACTTAAAAATAACTTGCAAGCAAAGCGAGCGCAGTAA
- the cysK gene encoding cysteine synthase A, translating into MPAPFNDLSLSIGNTPLVKLNRISQHNILVKMESRNPANSVKCRIGANMIWQAEQDGLLKPGMEIVEPTSGNTGIALAFVAAARGYPITLTMPNTMSIERRKVLLALGAKLILSDGSKGMKGAIAAAESVVASDPTRYFMPQQFSNPANPAIHEQTTGPEIWQDTDGAIDILISGVGTGGTLSGISRYIKNTCGKAITTVAVEPESSTLIRSALSGTEPSHAPHKIQGIGAGFLPDNLDLTMVDLVEAVSDSEAMQWAHRLMKEEGILVGISSGAAMAAAERVAARPENEGKTLVVILPDSAERYLSSALFEGAFTEIEA; encoded by the coding sequence ATGCCTGCACCATTTAACGATCTTAGCCTCAGTATTGGTAATACCCCCTTGGTTAAACTAAACCGTATAAGCCAACATAATATTTTAGTCAAAATGGAGAGTAGGAACCCTGCCAATAGCGTGAAATGCAGAATTGGCGCAAATATGATCTGGCAAGCAGAGCAAGATGGACTCTTAAAACCAGGTATGGAAATTGTAGAGCCGACCAGTGGCAACACTGGAATCGCTCTCGCCTTTGTTGCTGCGGCTCGGGGTTACCCCATTACACTTACCATGCCTAACACCATGAGCATTGAACGGCGTAAGGTGCTCCTTGCACTAGGTGCCAAGCTAATTCTCAGCGATGGTAGCAAAGGAATGAAGGGGGCGATTGCAGCAGCTGAGTCTGTCGTTGCCAGCGACCCAACGCGCTACTTTATGCCTCAGCAATTTAGCAACCCTGCCAACCCAGCCATTCATGAACAAACCACCGGCCCAGAGATATGGCAAGATACCGATGGAGCTATCGACATTCTCATTAGCGGCGTGGGTACTGGCGGCACTTTATCAGGAATATCCCGTTACATTAAAAACACCTGTGGTAAAGCCATTACCACTGTCGCAGTAGAACCCGAGTCCTCAACCCTTATCCGCAGCGCCCTTAGTGGAACAGAACCCAGTCATGCCCCTCATAAAATTCAGGGTATTGGTGCTGGTTTTTTACCAGACAACCTTGATTTAACCATGGTTGATCTTGTCGAGGCGGTTAGCGATAGCGAAGCCATGCAATGGGCCCACAGGCTCATGAAAGAAGAAGGCATTTTAGTAGGAATTTCTAGCGGTGCGGCTATGGCGGCGGCTGAGCGTGTTGCCGCACGCCCAGAAAATGAAGGTAAAACTCTGGTGGTTATTCTACCTGATTCGGCGGAGCGTTATTTAAGCTCAGCCTTATTTGAAGGCGCATTTACAGAGATCGAGGCTTAG